The Arabidopsis thaliana chromosome 5, partial sequence genomic interval TTCTTTGACCGTTTATCATCAATTATaactaataagtaataactAATGCTCATACAATCGTTGTAAGTCAATCACATTCTCTCTTATCGCTTCCAAGCTTAACCTTTGACATAATTCTATGAAACAGAGGTATTAGCTCTCAAATTTTGAGGCTCATTTTAtgtagatttgttagtgttttttttttaatgaattttctAGGCTCTATAATTAACCAAAGTTTtcataattagtaaaatagaccccaaattaacaaaatatccaaaattagccaaaaaaaacataattagcAAAAAGTcccaaaattaagaaaaaacagtaaataaaaattatgaatctcccataattaacaaaataattaataaaagtaaagtttacttttaaaaaaggcccaatttttttttcctattcaGCCTGGATTTTATAAGACCGGCTACGATCGCTTCTATTCACCTTCATTGTAAACCGAtaaaacaatcatatatatatatatatatatataattttggcacaacaatcatatattaaaccgatagttttttttttggtgtgtttgaGATGGGTATCAATTGTTATCTTAAAAGGAACCTAGAAGTAAATTTCGTGACCTTTACACACCACACATGTTGACGTAGATACGCCCAAACGCATGTGGTGTTGTATCAAGACACAAAGTCACAAACTGtctaaaaagtcaaaacccaATCCAAAACCATCATCATGTTTTCGGCTTCTTTAAAATCCCGGTTTAGGGTTCTTTCGTAGCAACATAGAGTAGACGGTCCTGACTCGTGCTCTGCCTCTTTAATTTCCGGTTTAGTACTCTTTCGTAGTAAGTAGAAACTCTATCCATATAGACCCAAAGAAGGGCCACTCTTCTATTCTCAAAGGACTcggtaaaaaaacaaatgcgAACgagacaacaaaaacaagtaagaACACTCTACGCGCTCCCTCCAATGCGCGTAAACCCCACGTGAGACTGATATCCAAAGACAAGTGAGTTAAACGCTCTGTTTAAGCGCGTGCGTTCAGACACAAAGTGGATAATCATGGGGAAACTGTCTAAccctaaagaaaaaaaagagaaagatttctaattttttttaatagctAACCAAAAGAGATGGAGAATGCTAAAATACGCTAGATATGAAATAGTAGCTTAACCTACGCCGTATTTTAGTCGTTCCTCTCTTTTAAACCTACGTTCCTCGTCACCGTAATCgctctcgctctctctcttcttcgtcgcttcatctttctctctctctttgtaaCTTCGAAACCGATCAAATCCATGGCTAACTCTTCCGCTGGCTCCGCCGCAGACCACCGCAACAAACACCTCTCCGTCAATCCACCGCACCAGATCTTCAAAGGTATTTTAATcgcttcttttttcttcttcctcttctctcccGATGATTTAGGATTGTGTTTTGAGTCTCTCTCATTACAGAGACTCGAACACAATCCTAATTTTTCAGTGTGATTGTAGCTCATCTCTTTCCCGGTGCTTAATCGGAGATTGAATTAGCGTTAACagaatttatattataagtctctaattagggtttttggtgTCTTTAGATCGTTTTCGATAACATTACCAGTTTTCAGCTCTtggggttttgattttggtactgaatttgttatttttaatatttggtaTTGTTAAAGCATTGATTTTTAATGGTTCCATGAGCTATGTGTGTTatcaatttgtttgttgtttagtGTTGTTGTAGATCCATTAGATGTGTATTGTTTAAATCTTTGATGTGAGACGTATTGGTACTTCATTGTATCCCTTGTAGAGACCTAAAGCTGATTCTTTTACTGTGTATTTGCTAAAGGATTAGAGTGACATTTTGGCCTTGTGTGTGCAGATATCCAAGGTTCTGACAATGCGATTCCTCTTTCACCACAGTGGCTTCTCTCCAAACCAGGGGAGAACAAGACTGGGATGGGAACTGGGGTATGTTTCTATTGTTTGTGTATGCGTGcagtttgtttttgatttcttaacaTGTGAGCTGGTTTAATGTTTTACAGGATCCTAATCAGTATGGAAACCATTCGGATGTTGTGAGAACAACAGGGAATGGGGAGGAGACACTGGAtaatctgaagaaaaaagatgtttTCCGGCCATCCTTGCTTGATGCAGAAAGTGGTCGTCGTGATCGTTGGCGTGATGAGGAAAGGGACACCTTGTCCTCAGTCCGAAATGACCGCTGGCGGAATGGCGACAAAGACTCTGGTGATAATAAGAAGGTTGACCGGTGGGATAATGTGGCTCCTAAATTTGGGGAACAACGACGTGGTCCGAATGACCGGTGGACTGATTCAGGAAACAAGGATGCTGCGCCAGAGCAGAGGCGTGAGAGCAAGTGGAACTCTCGCTGGGGTCCTGATGACAAGGAAGCTGAGATTCCGCGTAATAAGTGGGATGAACCTGGTAAGGACGGTGAAATCATTCGTGAGAAGGGTCCATCTCTTCCTACTAGCGATGGAGACCATTACCGGCCCTGGAGACCCTCTCAAGGTCgaggaagaggagaagctCTTCACAACCAATCAACACCAAACAAACAGGTTACTTCCTTCTCCCACAGCAGGGGGCGTGGAGAGAACACTGCTATCTTTTCAGCTGGACGTGGAAGGATGAGTCCTGGTGGAAGCATTTTTACTAGCGCACCAAACCAGTCTCATCCCCCTGGATCTGCCTCTGACAAGGGGGAAAGTGGTCCTGGAGAACCTCCCCATCTGAGATATAGCAGAATGAAACTGTTGGATGTGTACAGGATGGCTGACACAGAGTGTTATGAAAAGTTTCCGGATGGGTTTATTGAGGTGCCTTCCCTAACGTCTGAGGAGCCAACGGATCCTCTGGCTCTTTGTGCTCCAAGTTCCGATGAAGTGGTTTGTAGTCATAATTTagttgatgtttttctttttcctctggTATCTCAGTTCTGATCCTTATACCCACTTTTACTCACAGAATGTTCTGGATGCGATTGAGAAAGGAAAAATAGTGAGCAGTGGTGCCCCTCAGACGTCCAAGGATGGCCCTACTGGACGAAATCCGGTCGAGTTTTCACAACCTAGACGGATCAGGCCTGGTAAGAATTCTGTAAAAGACATCCAGGCTTCTAGtcttttgtgtttatgaaaTAAATGGTAAATTTTGTGAATACCTTGTTGCAGCTGGAAGCAGAGAAGATATGACATTCGGTGCTGAGGAGTCTAAAGATGAAAGTGGAGAAACAAGGAACTATCCAGATGATAAGTTTAGGCCTGAAGGTATGTGTTGACAGATTGTGGCCTTCATGCAGCTTTGTTGACTCATGTTGGTGCTGTTAGGAATAGCTGATATTGGAACCAAGTGCATGTCCATTTCTATGGTTAACGAAATTAACTCATATCAGTTAATATCTTTGAGCAGTGTTGTCAAAGCTGAAAATGCTAAGATTTGTTCTGAGTGATATGCGAGTTCTTTCTGTCCCTATTTGCCTCTCACAATATGGTTTCTGTCATTTTACAGCTTCTCATGAAGGTTATGCACCTTTTAGGAGAGGCAATGAGGCACCTGTCAGAGAACTGAAAGAACCCAGTATGCAGGGAAATGCTCATGTTCAATCTGCCTCTCCATGGCGTCAGTCTTCTGGGGGAGAAAGGTCGAATAGGAACTCACATGATTGGAATGACCCTTCAGCTGATAGCAGGCTGAAATCTTCTGACAGTGTTTGGTCGCATCCTAAAGATTCAATAAATCATTTAGGTGGCAATAATATGATGTTGCCGCAGTCGAAAGGTGAATCAAGATGGCAAATCAGTGAAGATCCTTCACTTAGAAGGCAGCCATCTCTGGTGTTCGACAGGGAGCAGGAAGTTAGAAAGCTTCTCCCATCTTCGCCTGAAGAACTTTCACTCTATTATAAAGATCCTCAGGGTCTAATTCAAGGCCCTTTTTCTGGATCTGATATCATTGGATGGTTTGAGGCTGGGTATTTTGGCATAGATTTGCTAGTTCGTCTTGCAAGTGCACCAAATGATTCTCCTTTTTCATTACTTGGTGATGTAATGCCACATTTACGGGCTAAGTCGGGTCCACCACCTGGTTTTACTGGTGCCAAGCAAAACGAATTTGTTGATGCAGCTGGTACATCAGCCTTCCCTGGTGTGGGGAAAGTTCATTCTGGGATGGGTGAGACTGATATgttgcaaaatgatatgaggTATAAGCATGTTGCAGGAACTGTAGCGGAGAACCGGTTTATTGAATCATTGATGTCTGGGGGTCTGACCAATTCAGCTCAAGGTAGTCCTAGCGTTAGCCAtttggtgtgtgtgttgtAAGAATATCTATTGTTATCCtcactttctctgtttttttgttgtgtctgCAGGTGTTCAAGGATATGGAGTAAATAGTTCTGGTGGGTTGTCTTTACCAGTTACTGATGGTGGGGCTGATATGTATCTCCTGGCCAAGAAATTGGAACTTGAGCGGCAGAGATCAATACCTAGTCCGTATTCATATTGGCCTGGTCGGGAATCTGCAAACCTGATGCCAGGATCAGAGAATGTGTCAGAAAATGCTCAACAACCTACCCGTTCTCCAAGTTCTGATTTGTTGTCCATCCTCCAAGGTGTAACGGATAGGTCTTCTCCTGCTGTTAGTGGTCCTCTTCCTGCTTGGTCTCAACCCATTCAAAAGGAAAGTGATTTGCACCATGCTAAAACTTTCCAAACGCAAATTCCCTTTGGGGTCCAACAGCAGAGACTGCCAGAGCAGAATTTACCTTTGTCAGGTTTACTTGGTCAACCTATGGAAAATAATCCAGGTGGCATGTTATCTCCTGATATGATGCTCGCTGCTGGACTCTCTCAAGAGCATCAATCGCTCAATCTGTTGCAGCAGCAACAGCTCTTGTTGCAGTTGAATGCTCAGACACCACTTTCTGCCCAACATCAGCGTCTATTGGTGGAAAAGATGCTCTTGCTTAAACACCAACATAAACAAGAAGAGCAGCAGCAATTGTTACGACAGCAACAGCAGCTGTATTCTCAGGTTTTTGCTGATCAACAGCGTTCTCAGCAACGGTTTGGAGACCCATCTTATGGTCAGTTGCAGGCGTCTCTTGATGCGCTTAGGCTGCAACCATCAAAAGATATGTCACAAGTCAATCAGCAGGTGCAGGTTCCTGTTTCCCATGAGGAGCGAGGCATCAACTTAGCTGATTTGCTCCCAGTAACCCATGCCACTAATCAGACTGTTGCTTCTTTCGAAACCCCCTCTCTGCACCTGCAAAACCAGCTATTTGGTAATGTTGACCCTAGGATGGTTCTGCCTGATCAAATTGATGATACCCATAAAAAAGAGTCGAAATCAGAATATGAAAGAACAGTTTCTGCAGACTATGTGAACAGCTTGTACTCAGAAAAGCCTGTCCTTTCCCCTGGCTATCATGCTACACATAATGTGGAAGAACCTGTGAGCTATCCAAACAATGAAAGCTCCACTGCTACTATGACAGCTCCCGAAATAGTTGAAAGTAAGTTGCTGGAGGAGCAGTCTAAGGACATGTATGCTGGAAAGGGAGAGGTCAGTATTGAGTTATCTGGGGAGACTCCTGCAACTGAAGTTAAAAACAATGACGTTTCTGTAGCACGGAAGACTTCTGAGAAGAAGTCCAGGAAGCAGCGGGCTAAGCAGGCTGCTGACCTGGCTAAGTCAACTTCTAGAGCTCCTCTGCAGGAGACAAAGAAACCTCAACCAGGAAGTGCTGATGATTCTGAGATAAAgggtaaaactaaaaagtcGGCTGACACTTTGATAGACAATGATACTCACCTCATTAAAAGCTCCACAGCCACAGCTTCAAACACTTCCCAAATGAGTTCTGAAGTAGATTCAGTCAGGGGAGAAGAGTCTTCACTGCAAAACACACGAACACAACCAGGACGAGCTTGGAAGCCTGCTCCTGGCTTTAAGCCGAAGTCATTACTGGAAATTCAAATGGAAGAACAGAGGGTAGCGCAAGCAGAAGCTTTAGCTCCAAAGATTTCTTCTACCGTGAATTCAGTGGGTTCGGCGGCTCCTTGGGCTGGAATTGTTACCAATTCAGATTCTAACATACTAAGGGAGACTCATGGAGAGTCAGCTATTACTCAAACCGGTGTTGTAAAGCCTGAAAGTGTTCCTACTCTTAAGGCTAAGAAAAGCCACTTGCATGACTTGCTGGCTGATGATGTTTTTGCCAAATCCAGTGACAAAGAGAGGGAAGTAATGGAAATCATCTCTAACAATGATGCATTTATGCAAGTCACGACCACTAATGCAGAGTCTTTCGACGATGATAACTTTATTGACGCtagggaaacaaaaaagagcCGTAAGAAATCTGCGAGGGCAAAAACTTCTGGTGCAAAAATTGCTGCACATGTTCCTGCTGTAGATACATCCCTCCAAACAAACTCTGTTGAGAAGGGAAAAAGTTCTCGTATTCTGCAGCAGCAGGAGAAGGAAGTTTTGCCGGCTATTCCTTCTGGGCCTTCTCTGGGAGATTTTGTTCTCTGGAAAGGAGAGTCTGTAAACAATCCTCCACCGGCTGCTGCATGGTCTTCTGGTCccaaaaaatctacaaaacctAGCTCGCTTAGGGACATCGTGAAGGAGCAGGAGAAGATGACGACCTCATCTCATCCACCCCCTAGTCCAGTACCTACCACCCAGAAAGCTATTCCACCTCAGGCTCATCAGGGCGGTGCTTCCTGGTCGCGTTCTGCATCTTCACCATCGCAGGCTGTTTCTCAATCTTCCTCTCAGTCAAAATCCAAAGGAGATGATGACCTTTTCTGGGGTCCAGTTGAGCAATCAACCCAGGACACAAAACAGTATGAACCCATCTCTTGTTCCTCGAGTTTGCATTTTATGGTCGccttatattttttgaaagaatcGACTAACTGAGAGTTCTTTTGAGCAGGGGAGACTTTCCACATCTTACAAGTCAAAACAGTTGGGGAACCAAAAACACTCCTGGAAAAGTTAATGCAGGAACTTCACTGAATCGACAGAAATCAGTTTCAATGGGATCTGCGGATCGGGTTTTGTCTTCACCTGTTGTCACTCAGGCGTCACACAAAGGGAAAAAAGAGGCAGTAACAAAACTCACAGGTTTGCTTTTTACTGAAGATCGCTCTGTCTGTCCGAAACTATTGGCTTGATTTTCTCATGTGTCTGTGGTTTTCCAGAGGCGAATGGCTTCAGAGATTGGTGCAAAAGCGAATGTCTCAGACTTCTTGGTTCCGAAGGTAAAAAGTTCATATTACACTGTAGTTTTcatattaaaaagtttatcTCATTTTCAATGAGCTCTAGGTGGCTACCCTAAGCActctatttaattttcttataacctAGTTAGGACAGATTGAAGAACATACAGGACGAGAACATCCTCTTTCATTTCGttcaaacattttattatgtttttgatatcTATCATGTGTATCTATTTTGCCAGATACAAGTGTCTTGGAATTTTGTCTGAAGCTATCCCGATCAGAAGCTGAAACTCTTCTGATAGAAAATCTGGGGTCTCGTGACCCTGACCACAAGTTCATCGACAAATTTCTCAACTACAAAGACCTGTTACCATCAGAAGTAGTTGAGATTGCATTTCAATCAAAGGGCTCGGGAGTCGGGACCCGAAACAACACAGGTGAAGACTATTACTATAACACTACAGCTGCAAATGACGGGTTCTCGAAAGttggaggaaagaaaaaggCGAAGAAAGGGAAGAAGGTTAGCTTGAGCGCATCGGTTCTGGGATTTAATGTGGTTAGTAACCGGATCATGATGGGAGAGATTCAGACAATTGAGGACTGAGAGGAAGAAGTTGGATACGTTTATACACTTTTGGGCTTCAGTTTTCATTGTACATTTGGTTTTTAGGACAAATCTTGGTCTTCTTAATTTTATGGGATGGAACTTGTTTTATCTCACTAGGAAGTTTTGTTAGACTACTTTCAAGCGAGATGAGGTTTTTTCATGTTCCTCTTCCCTTTTAGTCGAAACCCAAAAGAGATGTTGGATcatgtttgttgttttatgtattAGACACTTTTTTGTTCACCCAAATATtccattttggttttctttttccttctctttcttttaatgaAATTGGGATTCGGTTTAAGGTCAATCGTAGCAATTTAGAAATCCCTATTTGAACAGCAAACTGTAGTTTCGTATTGTTTCAATTTAACGATGAGAACCACACAGATGACAACGTGATACATGGTTTGTATAATGGGATTTTGATTCGACATACCCTCATACGGTGTAGCGTTTAAAGAATTAACCATACCGTCACACTGTTTGGGCTATAGCAGTTCAAACCGACATGAATGAATACATGGCGGGTGTGGTAGGAGGCAAGTGGGTGTCCAATCTTGTGTTCCAATAATTAAAAGGAAGATCCTGCCCCTAAGCGAATTGATCATATTCTATTTAACGAACAGTGGGATAGTCTTCCCGGATGCTTACTCGGAATTTGGGGAGCTTGCCCAGTCTGATCATACTCGTTTGTTCACGGTTCCAAATATGGACTTGCGGTCAACGAACAGTTTAAATTGTACTAAAGTGAAAATATATGAGTTTGTGTGAAGAAAACAGTAATAAcagaaaatatcaattttttggctcaaaaatcaaaatagtaAAAGCATTCCATATTTGAAGCACTTTTGGAAATTGAGACACAATGTTTCCACAAGtcatcactcttcttcaagtatTCTGTTTCGTGGGCAATTAACATGGGTTTATCtgcaatatatttaataagcGTATCGTGACacacttttccttctttgacGAGATCCTTGCAACAAGGATCAGGCATGGTTCCATTTTCAAAGACAGCAGCGATTATATCCAAAGCACACTTAGGAGTGATTTTAACAAGACAAGTATTCCATAATAATgttgcttcagcttcttcgaCTGAGAAAGCCGGAACAAACGCACACACCAAAGCTAAAACAATGAACAATGTAGTAATCTGAGTGTTAAATTTAGACATATCTACTTATGGTTGAAATATACAagaaatattcttattttactAAAGAAATCGTAAGAAAGAATGATtagtatttgttatttaaaaaatgacG includes:
- a CDS encoding GYF domain-containing protein (GYF domain-containing protein; FUNCTIONS IN: molecular_function unknown; INVOLVED IN: biological_process unknown; LOCATED IN: cellular_component unknown; EXPRESSED IN: 25 plant structures; EXPRESSED DURING: 14 growth stages; CONTAINS InterPro DOMAIN/s: GYF (InterPro:IPR003169); BEST Arabidopsis thaliana protein match is: GYF domain-containing protein (TAIR:AT1G24300.1); Has 1807 Blast hits to 1807 proteins in 277 species: Archae - 0; Bacteria - 0; Metazoa - 736; Fungi - 347; Plants - 385; Viruses - 0; Other Eukaryotes - 339 (source: NCBI BLink).), which codes for MANSSAGSAADHRNKHLSVNPPHQIFKDIQGSDNAIPLSPQWLLSKPGENKTGMGTGDPNQYGNHSDVVRTTGNGEETLDNLKKKDVFRPSLLDAESGRRDRWRDEERDTLSSVRNDRWRNGDKDSGDNKKVDRWDNVAPKFGEQRRGPNDRWTDSGNKDAAPEQRRESKWNSRWGPDDKEAEIPRNKWDEPGKDGEIIREKGPSLPTSDGDHYRPWRPSQGRGRGEALHNQSTPNKQVTSFSHSRGRGENTAIFSAGRGRMSPGGSIFTSAPNQSHPPGSASDKGESGPGEPPHLRYSRMKLLDVYRMADTECYEKFPDGFIEVPSLTSEEPTDPLALCAPSSDEVNVLDAIEKGKIVSSGAPQTSKDGPTGRNPVEFSQPRRIRPAGSREDMTFGAEESKDESGETRNYPDDKFRPEASHEGYAPFRRGNEAPVRELKEPSMQGNAHVQSASPWRQSSGGERSNRNSHDWNDPSADSRLKSSDSVWSHPKDSINHLGGNNMMLPQSKGESRWQISEDPSLRRQPSLVFDREQEVRKLLPSSPEELSLYYKDPQGLIQGPFSGSDIIGWFEAGYFGIDLLVRLASAPNDSPFSLLGDVMPHLRAKSGPPPGFTGAKQNEFVDAAGTSAFPGVGKVHSGMGETDMLQNDMRYKHVAGTVAENRFIESLMSGGLTNSAQGVQGYGVNSSGGLSLPVTDGGADMYLLAKKLELERQRSIPSPYSYWPGRESANLMPGSENVSENAQQPTRSPSSDLLSILQGVTDRSSPAVSGPLPAWSQPIQKESDLHHAKTFQTQIPFGVQQQRLPEQNLPLSGLLGQPMENNPGGMLSPDMMLAAGLSQEHQSLNLLQQQQLLLQLNAQTPLSAQHQRLLVEKMLLLKHQHKQEEQQQLLRQQQQLYSQVFADQQRSQQRFGDPSYGQLQASLDALRLQPSKDMSQVNQQVQVPVSHEERGINLADLLPVTHATNQTVASFETPSLHLQNQLFGNVDPRMVLPDQIDDTHKKESKSEYERTVSADYVNSLYSEKPVLSPGYHATHNVEEPVSYPNNESSTATMTAPEIVESKLLEEQSKDMYAGKGEVSIELSGETPATEVKNNDVSVARKTSEKKSRKQRAKQAADLAKSTSRAPLQETKKPQPGSADDSEIKGKTKKSADTLIDNDTHLIKSSTATASNTSQMSSEVDSVRGEESSLQNTRTQPGRAWKPAPGFKPKSLLEIQMEEQRVAQAEALAPKISSTVNSVGSAAPWAGIVTNSDSNILRETHGESAITQTGVVKPESVPTLKAKKSHLHDLLADDVFAKSSDKEREVMEIISNNDAFMQVTTTNAESFDDDNFIDARETKKSRKKSARAKTSGAKIAAHVPAVDTSLQTNSVEKGKSSRILQQQEKEVLPAIPSGPSLGDFVLWKGESVNNPPPAAAWSSGPKKSTKPSSLRDIVKEQEKMTTSSHPPPSPVPTTQKAIPPQAHQGGASWSRSASSPSQAVSQSSSQSKSKGDDDLFWGPVEQSTQDTKQGDFPHLTSQNSWGTKNTPGKVNAGTSLNRQKSVSMGSADRVLSSPVVTQASHKGKKEAVTKLTEANGFRDWCKSECLRLLGSEDTSVLEFCLKLSRSEAETLLIENLGSRDPDHKFIDKFLNYKDLLPSEVVEIAFQSKGSGVGTRNNTGEDYYYNTTAANDGFSKVGGKKKAKKGKKVSLSASVLGFNVVSNRIMMGEIQTIED
- a CDS encoding inhibitor/lipid-transfer protein/seed storage 2S albumin superfamily protein (DUF784) (Protein of unknown function (DUF784); LOCATED IN: endomembrane system; EXPRESSED IN: embryo, sepal, pedicel; EXPRESSED DURING: 4 anthesis, C globular stage; CONTAINS InterPro DOMAIN/s: Protein of unknown function DUF784, Arabidopsis thaliana (InterPro:IPR008502); BEST Arabidopsis thaliana protein match is: Protein of unknown function (DUF784) (TAIR:AT5G42957.1); Has 30201 Blast hits to 17322 proteins in 780 species: Archae - 12; Bacteria - 1396; Metazoa - 17338; Fungi - 3422; Plants - 5037; Viruses - 0; Other Eukaryotes - 2996 (source: NCBI BLink).), translating into MSKFNTQITTLFIVLALVCAFVPAFSVEEAEATLLWNTCLVKITPKCALDIIAAVFENGTMPDPCCKDLVKEGKVCHDTLIKYIADKPMLIAHETEYLKKSDDLWKHCVSISKSASNMECFYYFDF